The following are from one region of the Chloracidobacterium sp. genome:
- a CDS encoding glycosyltransferase family 9 protein, with the protein MNPTNILVFRIGHLGDTIVSLPAFWQIRRSFPAARMTLLSNADSSNPDYVSAHAVLPKSGLFDSWITYPNGLSRIGSLTGHLGLFKTIRKGRFDMLVYLMTRNRTPKRVRRDISFFRLAGIRDIRGHNYLIDNWLEEHATQKAAAVISESEFLLKCLDNEGINPQEPEFCTDLLLDDDEVSFADYWLKTTAGSDLGDRRFVAIGPGSKWDSKVWSEDRYSAVVKRLIADHDVFPIVFGGPEDRKKGDRLVEQWSLGANAAGAFTVRQSAAALSKCVLYVGNDTGTMHLAAAVNTPCVAIFSAIDWVGRWHPFGSGHRVLRKRVECEGCHSPICKTDRRCLTLIGVEEVVESCKAVLAKTVKATPVMYSQ; encoded by the coding sequence GTGAACCCAACGAATATTCTGGTTTTTCGGATCGGGCATTTAGGTGACACGATAGTCTCGTTGCCGGCATTCTGGCAGATCCGCCGGTCCTTTCCTGCAGCAAGAATGACACTGCTCTCGAATGCCGATTCAAGTAATCCGGATTATGTTTCTGCCCATGCGGTATTACCGAAAAGCGGTTTGTTTGACTCATGGATCACGTACCCAAACGGATTGTCCAGGATCGGGTCACTGACCGGACATTTGGGCTTGTTCAAGACGATCCGTAAAGGTCGCTTTGATATGCTCGTTTATCTTATGACCCGAAACCGGACGCCAAAGCGTGTCAGGCGCGACATTTCATTCTTCAGACTTGCGGGAATACGTGATATTAGAGGTCATAACTATCTCATAGACAATTGGTTAGAAGAACACGCAACACAGAAAGCGGCCGCGGTGATCTCCGAATCCGAATTCCTTTTGAAATGCCTCGATAACGAGGGAATTAACCCGCAGGAACCCGAATTTTGCACTGATCTTCTTTTGGACGACGATGAGGTCTCATTTGCCGACTATTGGCTCAAAACAACGGCCGGATCGGACCTTGGGGATCGAAGATTTGTCGCCATCGGACCGGGCAGTAAGTGGGATTCGAAGGTCTGGAGCGAAGATAGGTACTCTGCGGTTGTTAAGAGACTCATCGCTGACCACGATGTTTTTCCGATCGTCTTCGGCGGGCCTGAAGACCGGAAAAAGGGAGATCGGTTGGTCGAGCAATGGTCGTTGGGTGCGAACGCCGCCGGTGCATTTACGGTCCGCCAGTCAGCTGCGGCACTCTCAAAGTGTGTCCTTTACGTTGGGAACGATACTGGGACGATGCACCTTGCCGCAGCCGTCAACACGCCATGTGTAGCTATCTTTTCAGCTATCGATTGGGTGGGTCGGTGGCATCCGTTTGGTTCCGGTCACAGAGTACTACGAAAGCGGGTAGAATGTGAGGGTTGTCACTCACCGATCTGCAAAACGGATCGACGCTGTCTGACGCTTATAGGCGTGGAAGAAGTGGTTGAATCGTGTAAGGCAGTGCTCGCCAAAACAGTAAAGGCAACGCCGGTTATGTATTCGCAGTGA
- the rfaE1 gene encoding D-glycero-beta-D-manno-heptose-7-phosphate kinase: MEFIDNFSGLNVLIVGDVMLDRYCWGSVDRISPEAPVPVVRLAHNTNVPGGAANVASNVAGLGARPILVGIVGDDEDGSVLPTSLESFGVPGGHIIPIPGRRTTVKTRIVAHGQQVIRLDQETDSDISDVEEELVLASLAELMPTADIVVVSDYAKGLLTKRILRQLIAMARESGKSIVVDPKGRDYSKYDGASLLTPNRREAADAAGMDINTVDLVSLAGSKLLADRSVDALLVTQGEEGMTLFESNSEPFHLKALAREVYDVTGAGDTVIATFAVASAAGADRREAAKLANIAARIVVGQIGTTSITVEELKTALQERA; this comes from the coding sequence ATGGAGTTCATCGACAATTTCAGCGGGCTCAACGTCCTGATCGTGGGCGACGTAATGCTGGACCGGTATTGTTGGGGAAGCGTCGATCGCATCTCGCCAGAAGCACCGGTACCGGTAGTCCGATTAGCTCATAACACCAATGTTCCAGGCGGTGCAGCCAACGTTGCATCGAACGTAGCCGGTCTCGGTGCCAGACCAATTCTCGTTGGTATCGTCGGAGATGATGAAGACGGCTCCGTTCTTCCAACCTCACTCGAATCGTTTGGTGTTCCGGGCGGTCATATCATTCCGATCCCTGGCCGACGAACGACGGTAAAGACTCGCATAGTTGCTCACGGCCAGCAAGTCATTCGACTCGATCAGGAGACCGATTCTGATATCTCGGATGTTGAAGAAGAACTCGTTTTGGCTTCACTTGCCGAACTCATGCCGACCGCGGACATCGTCGTTGTTTCCGACTATGCCAAAGGCTTACTCACGAAACGCATTTTGCGCCAACTGATCGCAATGGCTCGCGAATCAGGAAAATCTATAGTAGTCGATCCCAAAGGAAGGGATTATTCGAAATATGACGGCGCCTCGCTTTTGACGCCGAATCGCCGTGAAGCTGCTGATGCTGCTGGTATGGATATCAATACGGTCGACCTCGTTTCATTAGCCGGTTCAAAACTGCTCGCAGACCGCTCAGTCGACGCATTGCTAGTTACGCAGGGCGAAGAAGGCATGACACTCTTCGAATCGAACAGCGAGCCATTTCATCTCAAGGCCCTGGCCCGGGAGGTCTACGACGTGACGGGTGCGGGCGATACGGTGATCGCCACTTTCGCAGTCGCATCCGCCGCAGGGGCTGACAGGCGCGAAGCAGCAAAACTGGCGAATATCGCCGCACGAATCGTTGTGGGCCAAATAGGCACAACATCGATCACTGTTGAAGAACTAAAGACAGCGCTTCAGGAGCGTGCCTAA
- the gmhA gene encoding D-sedoheptulose 7-phosphate isomerase has product MEKVVFTNGCFDIIHPGHIDLLRRARSLGTKLIVGINSDSSVRSIKGVGRPYFNEEERSSILLAMRTVDEVRVFSELTPERLIREIRPDVLVKGGDWKVEEIVGAGFVMETGGEVHSLPLVEGYSTSKVIEGMNAHNAVSETGSNDIVIRSLDQHREVFERVYSECVPAIKACSDIILETLENGGKILICGNGGSAADAQHIAAEFVGRYETERIALPAIALTTDTSALTALANDYDFERIFARQVEALGRKGDCLIAISTSGTSPNVISAVMTARGLGCKVIGMTGAKGKKLAALSDACILVPSERTARIQEMHITTAHIWCELVDDHVGKKTNAKTNQ; this is encoded by the coding sequence ATGGAGAAAGTTGTTTTTACAAATGGCTGTTTTGACATTATCCATCCTGGCCACATCGATCTGTTGCGTCGGGCCCGATCGCTCGGGACAAAACTGATCGTTGGAATAAACAGCGATTCGTCGGTTCGTTCGATAAAGGGAGTTGGCCGACCGTATTTCAATGAAGAAGAGCGTAGCTCGATCCTTTTGGCGATGCGGACAGTTGATGAGGTCAGAGTTTTCAGCGAGTTAACACCCGAACGATTGATCCGAGAAATAAGACCGGATGTGCTCGTCAAAGGCGGCGATTGGAAGGTCGAAGAGATCGTCGGAGCAGGGTTCGTAATGGAAACCGGCGGCGAGGTTCATTCTTTACCGTTGGTCGAGGGCTATTCTACAAGTAAGGTCATCGAAGGTATGAATGCTCATAACGCGGTCTCTGAGACCGGCAGCAACGACATTGTGATCAGATCGCTCGACCAGCATCGTGAGGTTTTCGAGCGTGTGTATTCGGAATGTGTCCCAGCGATCAAGGCATGCTCCGATATCATTCTTGAGACGCTTGAGAACGGCGGCAAGATACTCATCTGCGGCAACGGAGGAAGTGCGGCTGACGCACAGCATATTGCTGCTGAGTTTGTTGGCCGCTATGAGACCGAACGCATCGCGTTACCGGCAATAGCGCTGACAACCGACACCTCGGCCCTAACCGCTTTGGCGAACGATTACGACTTTGAACGAATATTTGCACGGCAGGTCGAGGCTTTGGGTCGCAAAGGGGACTGTCTTATCGCAATCAGTACCAGCGGCACCTCACCGAACGTTATTTCCGCTGTAATGACTGCGCGTGGCCTTGGATGCAAAGTGATCGGAATGACGGGTGCAAAAGGAAAGAAACTTGCGGCATTGTCGGACGCGTGCATACTCGTGCCGTCAGAAAGGACGGCTCGAATCCAGGAAATGCATATAACGACCGCACATATTTGGTGCGAACTTGTTGACGATCACGTTGGCAAGAAAACGAACGCAAAGACAAATCAATAA
- a CDS encoding methyltransferase domain-containing protein — protein MNLSLVQRVDFIKDVCRGKKVLHLGCTNFPYTAEAIANDMLLHFELREIASDLYGFDADAEGVAILEAHGCNKLFVADLENLDEVEIDETFDVIIAGEMIEHLNNPGLFLNGIKRFMSADTELVITTINAYCAMRFLVYFLRGKGGTNEPVHPDHVAYYSYRTLGLTLERMGLEVTQSYFYDVGKEHRRFNRWFYNVFNDVAVWLSPQLSDGVIAVAKLR, from the coding sequence ATGAACCTATCGCTAGTTCAGCGAGTCGATTTCATCAAGGATGTTTGCCGCGGGAAGAAGGTTCTGCATCTCGGCTGTACAAATTTTCCATATACGGCGGAGGCGATCGCGAACGATATGCTTCTTCATTTCGAGTTGCGAGAGATCGCGTCTGACCTCTACGGTTTTGACGCCGACGCAGAAGGCGTCGCGATACTTGAAGCACACGGATGCAATAAGCTTTTCGTCGCAGATCTTGAGAATCTGGACGAGGTTGAGATCGACGAGACGTTTGACGTAATAATTGCCGGCGAGATGATCGAGCACCTCAACAACCCAGGACTGTTTCTCAACGGGATAAAAAGATTCATGTCGGCCGATACCGAACTAGTGATCACGACCATAAACGCTTACTGTGCGATGCGTTTCCTGGTCTATTTCCTTCGCGGAAAAGGCGGTACAAACGAACCCGTTCACCCAGACCATGTTGCTTACTATTCTTACCGGACACTCGGGCTTACGCTGGAAAGAATGGGACTCGAGGTCACTCAAAGCTATTTTTACGATGTCGGTAAAGAACATCGCAGATTCAATCGTTGGTTTTACAATGTCTTTAACGACGTTGCCGTCTGGCTTTCGCCTCAACTAAGCGACGGCGTTATTGCGGTTGCTAAACTGAGATAG
- a CDS encoding glycosyltransferase family 2 protein — protein sequence MTGQELVEKDPACLSIVVPAFNEARTLESIVRKLTNVPNLLEILIIDDCSTDETPLIAERLCNEFPFIKYYRQDVNRGKTAALKRGFSQTTGEIVIVQDADLEYDPAEIPEVIRPILEGFADVVYGSRFMVKRAARVLYFYHYLANKGLTFISNVLTNLNITDVETCYKAFRGEIIRNMTITSSGFGFEIEVTAKTAKLNCAIYEVPISYYGRTYEEGKKITYRDGVAALYYIFRFNLFCSLNRSFTTVPQLGPRPQRLLGQDSI from the coding sequence ATGACAGGGCAAGAACTTGTAGAAAAGGATCCGGCGTGCCTTTCCATAGTTGTTCCGGCGTTTAATGAGGCGCGGACTCTCGAATCGATCGTTCGTAAGCTGACAAATGTTCCTAATCTGCTCGAGATCTTGATCATTGACGATTGTTCGACCGACGAAACACCGCTGATCGCCGAACGGCTATGTAATGAGTTTCCGTTCATTAAATACTATCGGCAGGACGTGAATCGCGGAAAGACTGCCGCCCTGAAGCGCGGCTTTTCTCAAACCACCGGCGAGATCGTAATCGTACAGGATGCCGATCTTGAGTACGATCCGGCTGAGATCCCGGAAGTGATCCGCCCGATCTTGGAAGGTTTTGCGGATGTGGTTTACGGCTCACGATTTATGGTCAAACGGGCGGCGCGCGTCCTGTACTTTTATCATTACCTGGCAAATAAGGGCCTCACGTTCATTTCGAATGTTCTCACGAATCTGAATATCACCGATGTGGAAACGTGCTACAAGGCGTTTCGCGGCGAGATCATCCGAAATATGACGATCACATCATCAGGATTCGGTTTCGAGATCGAGGTGACAGCTAAAACCGCTAAGCTCAATTGTGCGATTTATGAGGTTCCGATCAGCTATTACGGCCGGACATACGAAGAAGGAAAGAAGATAACCTATCGTGATGGCGTGGCTGCGCTTTATTATATTTTTCGCTTCAATCTATTCTGTTCGCTGAACAGATCGTTCACGACTGTCCCTCAACTCGGTCCAAGACCACAGAGATTGCTTGGCCAGGATTCGATATGA
- a CDS encoding methyltransferase domain-containing protein, with product MNADKVEYAGKDLEAMDFAVRYHNWILEVFRPYLGKRIVEVGAGTGSFSELLLETQPESLTLVEPSEMFERLELAMGSRNGVARPRLHNNIFRNVAAEIKDEQRPDSIIYVNVLEHIDDDELELEVVHDTLARGGRLFIFVPANQFLFSNFDRNIGHYRRYGKKELHQKLDAAGFRLVKSRWFDLPGVLPWLIKYRFMRSTTMGSGAVQAYDRYIVPAIRPIENLINPPIGKNLIVIAEKA from the coding sequence ATGAACGCAGACAAAGTCGAGTACGCTGGCAAAGACCTTGAGGCCATGGACTTTGCGGTTCGTTATCATAATTGGATCCTTGAGGTATTTCGCCCTTATCTCGGTAAGCGGATCGTAGAAGTCGGGGCCGGTACGGGGTCGTTCTCTGAATTATTGTTAGAAACTCAACCTGAGTCGTTAACCCTTGTCGAACCGTCGGAGATGTTCGAACGACTCGAACTCGCAATGGGTTCGAGGAATGGCGTTGCTAGGCCACGACTCCATAACAACATTTTCAGAAATGTCGCGGCTGAGATAAAAGACGAGCAACGGCCTGATTCCATCATTTATGTGAACGTTCTGGAACACATCGACGACGACGAACTAGAGCTCGAAGTGGTTCACGATACGCTCGCTCGTGGCGGCCGGCTTTTTATTTTTGTGCCTGCAAATCAATTTCTCTTCAGCAATTTTGACCGCAACATCGGTCATTATCGCCGGTATGGAAAAAAGGAACTGCACCAGAAGCTCGATGCGGCGGGTTTTCGGTTGGTCAAGTCACGATGGTTCGATCTGCCCGGTGTATTGCCTTGGTTGATCAAGTATCGATTTATGCGATCTACGACAATGGGGTCCGGTGCTGTTCAAGCATACGACCGGTACATCGTGCCAGCTATCAGGCCGATCGAGAACCTCATCAATCCGCCGATTGGAAAGAACCTGATCGTAATTGCCGAAAAGGCTTAA
- a CDS encoding oligosaccharide flippase family protein: MTDRPLKQGTFRNAIHGFSTWLLPLGLSFIVTPIIVRNLGNIEYGIYALVLGFIAYSFNFNIGRAVTKYIADFRAKGLSSDIPGVISATLFINTLIGSVGLIVVLLCAEWLVHDVFRLAPAVQENAVFAIRISGLIIFLLMLGQVFTSIVQGFHRFDLFARIQNFSSLAGLIGNLVLALTGFGLIALLYWNLAVVAVSCILSFATSRRLLRGSHMLSGLSRHSIRLVGGYSVGVVGYQIAANVLLLFERGWIMARFGSESLTFYVVPMSLGILLHGFILSVTMVVFPLASELHSDRTGLLKLYRSATKTVCFLVAFPAAVLLSRSGDFLTLWVGVEFGDRSANVLILQIAAFGFAALYVVAFQVAEGLGHTKFNFITMLIGLIVAVPLMIWLGSYLGIFGIAIARAVAFFSMLLTVIYLERSIFGSFQLRFWLKTLGILAVAGLICGFAMMQIGRSLALTWPSFAVTTIFGAAIFALVLLVLGFVTDDEKLMLKRVLRST; encoded by the coding sequence ATGACTGATCGGCCGTTAAAACAGGGGACATTTCGAAATGCGATCCATGGGTTTTCCACATGGCTGCTGCCGCTCGGCCTTAGTTTTATCGTTACCCCCATCATAGTTCGAAACCTCGGCAATATCGAATACGGTATCTACGCACTTGTGTTGGGCTTCATCGCGTATTCATTCAACTTCAACATTGGCCGAGCCGTTACAAAGTACATAGCGGACTTTCGCGCAAAAGGTCTCTCGAGCGATATACCAGGCGTCATCTCCGCAACACTTTTCATAAATACTCTCATCGGATCGGTCGGCTTAATTGTGGTCCTCTTGTGTGCGGAATGGTTGGTGCATGATGTTTTCCGACTGGCTCCTGCGGTCCAAGAAAATGCCGTGTTCGCAATTCGTATATCAGGCCTTATCATCTTTTTGTTGATGCTTGGACAAGTTTTCACCTCGATCGTTCAGGGATTTCATCGATTTGATCTGTTTGCCAGAATACAGAATTTCAGTAGTTTGGCTGGCCTAATAGGAAACCTCGTACTCGCACTGACCGGGTTTGGCTTGATCGCATTGCTCTATTGGAATCTTGCCGTCGTCGCCGTTTCCTGCATATTATCCTTTGCGACATCGAGGCGGCTTCTCCGCGGTTCTCATATGCTTTCGGGGCTCAGCCGCCATTCTATTCGTTTGGTCGGAGGATACAGCGTCGGGGTCGTTGGCTACCAGATAGCAGCGAATGTACTGCTACTATTTGAACGCGGATGGATAATGGCCAGATTTGGAAGTGAATCGCTCACTTTTTATGTAGTCCCGATGTCCTTAGGAATCCTCCTCCATGGCTTCATACTAAGCGTAACGATGGTCGTATTCCCGCTTGCTAGCGAGCTTCACTCAGATAGGACAGGTCTGCTCAAGCTATATCGCTCGGCTACCAAGACCGTCTGCTTTCTTGTCGCATTCCCGGCGGCCGTATTGCTTTCAAGAAGTGGAGATTTTCTGACTCTGTGGGTCGGAGTTGAATTCGGTGACCGGTCGGCTAACGTCCTGATCTTGCAGATCGCGGCTTTCGGTTTTGCGGCACTTTACGTTGTTGCATTTCAGGTCGCTGAAGGTCTGGGTCACACCAAGTTTAACTTCATCACGATGTTGATCGGCTTGATCGTCGCGGTTCCTCTTATGATCTGGCTCGGATCGTATCTGGGAATCTTCGGCATCGCGATCGCACGGGCGGTTGCGTTTTTCTCGATGCTGCTTACAGTGATCTATTTGGAAAGGTCGATCTTCGGCTCGTTTCAGTTGAGATTCTGGCTTAAGACACTTGGTATCCTCGCGGTTGCCGGTTTAATTTGCGGATTCGCGATGATGCAGATCGGTCGATCACTCGCACTTACCTGGCCTTCTTTCGCAGTCACGACTATCTTTGGTGCTGCAATATTTGCTCTCGTCCTACTGGTTCTTGGGTTTGTGACCGACGACGAAAAGCTGATGCTAAAACGCGTTCTAAGATCGACTTAA
- a CDS encoding glycosyltransferase: MEVAHEKPTIYFIWNYLNWGGAQIYFLAIINAALAEWNVTVILPRGSSEELLRFLNETDVNIEFLENSLDLTNPTSIAGKIHRQLRRVRSEREIVRRIEKIDRTRSVVHIELAPWQSWQLLVSLSLLGTRVFVTMHNFPSDVSPIRRAMWKIRLKIVSNLPRLRIFASNQDTKLKFRNWFTPSFWEKIDVTYTSIDPVQIDEAKATADRTGLRRKLNIRESDVVVLAVGQFVDRKGRWVFLEAGKAAADRIDNIRFLWMMPLPPDRSDTERVESFRLDDRFRPVISSEFAESRLDVLRFFHVADIFALPSYVEGLPIALLEAMASGLPSIATDVNAIPEAIKNGETGLLVKAGDPAMLADAIETLAKDLGFRKRLSEAGRLHVLERFSVHDMSRIVLARYREAIRERND, translated from the coding sequence ATGGAAGTCGCTCATGAAAAACCCACGATCTATTTTATCTGGAACTATCTGAATTGGGGCGGGGCTCAGATCTATTTTCTCGCCATCATAAATGCAGCCCTCGCAGAATGGAACGTCACCGTTATCTTACCCCGAGGATCATCCGAAGAACTTCTGCGGTTCCTGAACGAGACGGATGTCAATATCGAGTTCCTCGAGAACAGCCTTGATCTGACGAACCCGACTTCGATCGCAGGCAAGATCCATAGGCAGCTTCGTCGAGTGCGTTCAGAGCGTGAGATAGTACGCCGCATCGAAAAGATCGACAGGACGCGGAGCGTTGTTCATATCGAACTCGCACCGTGGCAGTCCTGGCAATTGCTCGTTTCACTTTCTCTGTTAGGCACCCGGGTTTTCGTAACAATGCATAATTTTCCATCGGACGTTTCGCCGATCCGTCGTGCGATGTGGAAAATTCGCTTGAAGATCGTCTCCAATTTACCTCGGCTGAGAATATTTGCATCGAATCAAGATACTAAGTTGAAATTCCGAAATTGGTTCACACCTTCATTCTGGGAAAAGATCGATGTGACGTATACGAGTATCGATCCGGTACAGATCGACGAAGCCAAAGCAACGGCCGATCGCACCGGACTTAGGCGAAAGCTCAACATTCGCGAATCCGATGTCGTTGTGCTGGCCGTAGGTCAATTCGTCGACCGAAAGGGAAGGTGGGTCTTTCTTGAAGCGGGAAAGGCGGCTGCCGACCGTATTGATAACATTAGATTCCTCTGGATGATGCCGCTGCCGCCGGATCGCTCGGATACGGAAAGGGTCGAATCATTCCGCCTGGACGACCGTTTTCGGCCGGTGATTTCGTCGGAATTCGCGGAGAGCCGTCTCGACGTTCTGCGGTTTTTTCATGTTGCTGATATCTTCGCCTTGCCAAGCTACGTCGAAGGTTTGCCGATCGCGTTACTCGAAGCAATGGCTTCCGGACTTCCGAGCATTGCAACGGATGTCAATGCGATTCCGGAAGCGATCAAGAATGGTGAGACCGGATTACTCGTAAAGGCAGGCGATCCGGCAATGCTTGCTGATGCGATCGAAACGCTTGCGAAGGATCTTGGTTTTCGTAAGAGATTGTCCGAGGCAGGCCGGCTTCATGTTCTGGAGCGGTTCAGTGTTCATGATATGTCGAGGATCGTGTTAGCCCGCTATCGTGAGGCTATCCGGGAACGGAATGACTGA
- a CDS encoding glycosyltransferase family 2 protein — protein sequence MQKQTSHPALRKIAIVIPVYNRRDTTLQGLRSLARIDRSGLEVHVVVVDDASPDGTAAAIAEQFPDVHLVLGDGDLHYAAGTNRGIETALQFDPEFILTANDDAVFHHQFLKRMIETADKDPRSIVGALLLLWDQPHKVFQVGQRWETLKGGWVMPEDLTAFNVPQSAFGVECIVGNCVLFPVAAIRENGLMDERRFPHGWGDAQYLMRMRKAGWRLMIEPKAFVWCEPNTYPAPLHSLGLRRTIEVLFKDEKHPLNLRRQFIARWESAPSRMKAMAAYFCYLFLIFKKAVKYSINRPSPNGLNRHRTESPSGI from the coding sequence ATGCAAAAGCAAACTAGCCACCCTGCCCTACGGAAAATTGCGATCGTGATACCGGTGTATAACCGGCGCGATACAACACTTCAAGGACTGAGAAGCCTCGCCCGAATAGACCGCAGCGGACTCGAGGTTCACGTGGTAGTAGTTGATGACGCGTCTCCCGATGGTACGGCGGCTGCGATCGCCGAACAATTTCCGGATGTGCACCTGGTTCTAGGTGACGGGGACCTACATTACGCTGCCGGCACAAACCGGGGAATCGAGACAGCACTGCAGTTTGATCCGGAGTTTATTTTAACTGCGAATGATGATGCCGTTTTTCATCATCAATTTCTAAAGAGAATGATCGAGACCGCTGACAAGGACCCGCGATCGATCGTTGGTGCACTCTTATTGCTTTGGGATCAGCCGCATAAGGTATTTCAGGTCGGCCAACGATGGGAAACATTGAAGGGCGGTTGGGTGATGCCGGAAGATCTAACCGCATTCAATGTTCCGCAATCGGCATTTGGCGTCGAGTGTATCGTCGGGAATTGCGTCTTGTTTCCGGTGGCGGCGATCAGGGAAAATGGCCTTATGGATGAACGTCGATTTCCACATGGCTGGGGCGATGCCCAATACTTGATGCGAATGCGCAAAGCCGGATGGCGGCTGATGATCGAGCCGAAGGCATTTGTTTGGTGTGAACCGAACACCTACCCCGCACCACTTCATTCGTTAGGTCTGCGTCGTACCATTGAGGTATTGTTCAAAGATGAAAAGCACCCTCTTAATTTGCGGCGGCAGTTCATCGCGCGTTGGGAGTCGGCCCCTTCAAGAATGAAGGCGATGGCCGCCTATTTTTGTTATCTTTTTTTGATTTTCAAAAAAGCAGTAAAGTACTCGATAAATAGGCCGTCGCCGAACGGTTTGAACCGCCACCGTACCGAGAGCCCTTCGGGGATCTGA
- a CDS encoding NAD-dependent epimerase/dehydratase family protein, with translation MTDKTKVLVTGAGGFIGSHLVTSLKKKGYWVRGVDLKYPEFSVSDADDFEILDLRRWDNCLQATRGIDEMYALAADMGGMGFISSHHAQILYNNSLINLNSLEAARLNNVSRYLYTSSACIYPEHLQEDTNAKPLREEDAYPAYPQDAYGWEKLISERLCMHYREDYGIETRTVRFHNIFGENGTWTGGREKAPAAMCRKIAAAKLGGSQTIEIWGDGEQTRSFCYIDDCVEGIYRLMRSDFHEPLNLGQDRMVTINQLAEIIAEIAGVSVTPVHVEGPQGVRGRNSDNTLLREVLGWEPQISLEEGLKRTYVWIEEQVRISSVGDFVNAKAN, from the coding sequence ATGACAGACAAGACGAAGGTTTTGGTCACCGGTGCCGGCGGTTTCATAGGCAGTCATTTGGTTACCTCCTTGAAGAAAAAGGGTTATTGGGTCCGGGGCGTCGATTTGAAATACCCTGAGTTTTCGGTTTCCGATGCAGATGATTTCGAGATCCTCGATCTCCGTCGATGGGACAACTGCCTACAGGCAACTCGCGGAATCGATGAAATGTACGCGCTTGCTGCCGATATGGGCGGAATGGGTTTTATCTCCTCGCATCACGCGCAAATCCTTTATAACAACTCGTTGATAAACTTGAATTCCCTCGAAGCCGCGCGGTTGAACAATGTGTCCCGCTACCTTTACACGAGTTCTGCTTGTATCTATCCAGAGCACCTCCAGGAAGACACGAATGCAAAACCGCTGCGTGAGGAAGATGCTTATCCGGCCTACCCACAGGATGCCTACGGTTGGGAAAAACTGATATCCGAACGGCTTTGTATGCACTATCGTGAAGACTACGGTATCGAGACCCGGACCGTACGTTTCCACAACATTTTTGGAGAGAACGGTACATGGACCGGCGGCCGCGAAAAGGCGCCTGCGGCAATGTGCCGTAAGATCGCCGCGGCAAAACTCGGCGGCAGTCAAACGATCGAGATCTGGGGCGACGGCGAACAAACCCGTTCTTTCTGTTACATTGACGATTGTGTCGAGGGCATTTACCGCTTGATGCGATCAGATTTTCATGAACCTCTCAACCTTGGCCAGGATCGGATGGTCACTATTAATCAGCTTGCAGAGATCATCGCCGAAATTGCCGGTGTGTCTGTAACACCCGTTCATGTCGAAGGCCCGCAAGGCGTCCGCGGAAGGAACTCGGACAACACGCTTTTGCGCGAGGTGCTCGGCTGGGAACCCCAGATATCGCTCGAAGAAGGCCTAAAGAGGACCTATGTGTGGATAGAAGAGCAGGTTCGCATTTCCTCTGTAGGTGATTTTGTTAATGCAAAAGCAAACTAG